One window from the genome of Caldisericia bacterium encodes:
- a CDS encoding ABC transporter ATP-binding protein, giving the protein MNTKDSAIKTVDLYRFYKKGKRIIEALKGVNIEVEKGELFGLLGPNGAGKTTLIKILTTILLPSKGKAFVLGNDVEKNTLKIRERINMVSGGEWSGYGILTVRENLWMFSQFYGIPSRVAKRRIEEYLEIFGLKEDGNTKVSKLSTGMRQKMNIIRGIISDPEVLFLDEPTLGLDVQIARTVRSFIKSWMRERPGRTILLTTHYLHEAEELCDRIAIINNGRIVALDTPKGLKERMKNKVFYSVEVRTDSYDKLKEDIPFIYNVSINPLPDGKFELKFQMDNEEKISDLFLILKNRNILVSSFRKREPTLEDVFFEIVGDKDEKIHS; this is encoded by the coding sequence GTGAATACGAAAGATTCTGCAATCAAAACAGTGGACCTTTACAGGTTTTATAAAAAGGGTAAAAGGATTATAGAGGCTCTCAAAGGAGTTAATATAGAGGTGGAAAAGGGAGAGCTCTTTGGGCTTCTTGGACCAAACGGTGCAGGAAAAACAACCCTTATAAAGATTCTTACAACTATACTTCTTCCATCAAAAGGCAAAGCATTTGTTTTAGGAAATGATGTGGAGAAGAATACTTTAAAAATAAGGGAGAGAATAAATATGGTCAGTGGTGGGGAGTGGTCTGGTTATGGAATTCTCACTGTAAGGGAGAATCTGTGGATGTTTTCTCAGTTTTATGGTATCCCATCAAGGGTGGCTAAAAGGAGAATAGAGGAGTATCTTGAAATCTTTGGTTTGAAGGAAGATGGAAATACAAAGGTTAGTAAACTCTCCACAGGAATGAGGCAGAAGATGAATATTATAAGAGGGATAATATCTGATCCAGAGGTACTTTTTCTTGATGAACCAACCCTTGGACTTGATGTGCAGATTGCAAGGACGGTGAGAAGCTTTATAAAATCATGGATGAGGGAAAGACCGGGAAGAACAATACTCCTTACAACTCACTATCTTCATGAAGCAGAGGAGCTTTGTGATAGGATAGCCATAATAAACAATGGGAGGATTGTAGCACTTGACACACCAAAGGGTTTAAAGGAGAGGATGAAAAACAAAGTATTTTATTCTGTAGAGGTAAGAACAGATTCCTATGATAAGTTAAAGGAAGATATACCCTTTATATACAATGTTTCAATAAATCCTCTACCAGATGGTAAGTTTGAATTGAAATTTCAGATGGATAACGAAGAGAAAATATCAGACCTTTTTCTCATTCTTAAAAATAGAAACATACTTGTTTCATCCTTTAGGAAGAGAGAGCCAACCCTTGAAGATGTATTCTTTGAAATAGTTGGAGATAAAGATGAAAAGATACATAGTTAG